Proteins co-encoded in one Armatimonadota bacterium genomic window:
- a CDS encoding cyclase family protein, whose product MRLIDLTIPWGPEIEPVPDNPRIFYVPIMRHELHGYSTGFATFSIHTGTHIDAPYHFVPDGLTMEQVPLEWLNGPAVLLDLRAAARPGQPLTVDALRAAAPDPAELRDRRAVLWTGWAQEHWRGPEFYRDNPYLANDAAWWLVDAGVRALAVDFAVDGGPPKPPGQPRYPVHLITLGAGVCLIENLINLDRIGRRHFTLLAMPVPVKGGNGGPARVAAWLDE is encoded by the coding sequence GTGCGACTGATAGACCTGACCATCCCGTGGGGCCCGGAGATCGAGCCGGTGCCCGACAACCCCCGGATCTTCTACGTCCCCATCATGCGCCATGAGCTCCACGGCTACTCCACCGGGTTCGCCACCTTCAGCATCCACACCGGGACCCACATCGACGCGCCCTACCACTTCGTCCCCGACGGTCTGACCATGGAGCAGGTCCCGCTGGAGTGGCTCAACGGCCCGGCCGTGCTGCTGGACCTGCGCGCGGCGGCGCGTCCCGGCCAGCCGCTCACGGTGGACGCGCTGCGCGCAGCGGCTCCAGATCCGGCCGAACTCCGCGACCGGCGCGCCGTGCTCTGGACCGGATGGGCGCAGGAGCACTGGCGCGGCCCCGAGTTCTATCGGGACAATCCCTACCTGGCCAACGACGCCGCCTGGTGGCTGGTGGACGCCGGGGTGCGGGCCCTGGCCGTGGACTTCGCCGTCGACGGCGGCCCGCCCAAGCCGCCGGGCCAGCCGCGCTACCCGGTGCACCTCATCACGCTCGGCGCTGGTGTGTGCCTGATCGAGAACCTGATCAACCTGGACCGCATCGGGCGGCGCCACTTCACGTTGCTTGCGATGCCGGTCCCGGTCAAGGGCGGCAACGGTGGCCCGGCGCGGGTGGCGGCGTGGCTCGATGAGTAA
- a CDS encoding VOC family protein translates to MSNGPGGAGGAGAAGPGIRGIHHLGIVVRDARAAAERFARLGLEVAAWEEYGPGLLRIGFIPVGDVLLELIEPLGTDDFNARWLQERGEGVQHVAFQVDDLPAALAWLRARGVPLQDERPRPGAADTLIAFLAPDAADGLLVELTQPLGPWPWTRRP, encoded by the coding sequence ATGAGTAACGGACCGGGCGGAGCGGGCGGTGCCGGAGCGGCGGGGCCAGGAATCCGCGGCATCCACCACCTGGGGATCGTCGTGCGCGACGCGCGCGCAGCCGCCGAGCGGTTCGCCCGCCTGGGGCTCGAGGTGGCGGCGTGGGAAGAATACGGCCCCGGGCTGCTGCGCATCGGCTTCATCCCGGTCGGCGATGTGCTGCTGGAGCTGATCGAACCCCTGGGGACCGACGACTTCAACGCGCGCTGGCTGCAGGAGCGCGGCGAGGGCGTGCAGCACGTGGCGTTCCAGGTGGACGACCTGCCCGCGGCCCTGGCCTGGCTGCGCGCACGGGGCGTGCCGCTGCAGGACGAGCGCCCGCGCCCCGGGGCGGCGGACACGCTCATCGCGTTCCTGGCCCCCGACGCGGCCGACGGGCTCCTGGTGGAACTGACCCAACCGCTGGGCCCGTGGCCCTGGACCCGTCGGCCGTGA
- a CDS encoding nitrilase-related carbon-nitrogen hydrolase, which translates to MTRIAVAQLAAPWEAPAAMRARTVRALHEAAARGAHLVVLPELCTISYDFRCREDVAPHAEARDGPTVTAWADVARHTGLHVVAGFPERAGSRLYNAAVVLGPGGLLGVYRKAHLYAFERAVFEPGDTGFPVWETSVGRLGVLICYDLRFAEAVRVLLLRSAQVLCVPTTWTDRGKPQPWDDRGWCGANYLAAGYAYGSRFWVACADRAGQDGRVRTLGCSVVFAPTGQPVAGPAPPDRDALLVADVDPAAADALRTGPDADLVADRRPDLYGELVRPLHHDASAARGTRRERGAARGG; encoded by the coding sequence GTGACCCGGATCGCGGTCGCGCAGCTGGCCGCGCCCTGGGAGGCGCCGGCGGCCATGCGTGCCCGCACGGTGCGGGCGCTGCACGAGGCGGCGGCGCGCGGGGCGCACCTGGTGGTGCTGCCCGAGCTGTGCACGATCTCCTACGACTTCCGCTGTCGGGAGGACGTCGCCCCGCATGCCGAAGCCCGGGACGGTCCGACGGTGACCGCCTGGGCGGACGTCGCCCGCCACACAGGTCTGCACGTCGTCGCCGGGTTTCCCGAGCGTGCGGGGTCCCGCCTGTACAACGCCGCCGTGGTGCTGGGGCCCGGCGGGCTGCTGGGCGTCTACCGGAAGGCCCACCTCTACGCGTTCGAACGGGCCGTGTTCGAGCCCGGCGACACCGGCTTCCCGGTCTGGGAGACCTCAGTCGGGCGCCTGGGCGTGCTCATCTGCTACGACCTGCGCTTTGCGGAGGCGGTGCGCGTACTGCTGCTGCGGAGCGCCCAGGTCCTGTGCGTGCCGACCACGTGGACGGACCGCGGCAAGCCCCAGCCCTGGGACGACCGCGGCTGGTGCGGTGCCAACTACCTGGCGGCCGGGTACGCGTACGGCAGCCGCTTCTGGGTGGCGTGCGCCGACCGGGCAGGGCAGGACGGACGGGTGCGGACGCTGGGCTGCAGCGTCGTCTTCGCGCCGACGGGACAGCCCGTGGCCGGTCCGGCGCCGCCCGACCGTGACGCCCTGCTGGTGGCAGATGTGGACCCGGCGGCAGCCGACGCCCTGCGCACCGGCCCCGACGCCGACCTGGTGGCGGACCGCCGCCCGGACCTGTACGGGGAGCTCGTCCGTCCCCTGCACCACGACGCCAGCGCCGCGCGGGGGACCAGACGCGAGCGCGGCGCTGCACGAGGAGGGTAG
- a CDS encoding SDR family oxidoreductase — MDLGLQDKVVFITGGSKGIGKACGLEFAREGARVALCARGEDGLRAAAAEITAATGREVFTVAGDMTKWEDARRCVDAAAAHYGGLDILVNCAGASPGGLILNLTEDDWALSMQLKFMGYVRCAKAAIPHLLRRGGGRIVNVVGNDGIKPAYWELTASAANAADLAVTSALAEQYGPHGILVNAVNPGPVATERWDGLVRAYARDKGLSIEEANRKALASLPLGRICTPQEVAWVVVFVASARASYMNGAWITLDGGQRKAIMDI; from the coding sequence ATGGACCTGGGACTGCAGGACAAGGTGGTCTTCATCACGGGGGGTTCCAAGGGCATCGGCAAGGCCTGCGGCCTGGAGTTCGCCCGGGAAGGCGCCCGCGTGGCCCTGTGCGCGCGGGGCGAGGACGGCTTGCGCGCGGCCGCGGCGGAGATTACGGCCGCGACGGGCCGCGAGGTCTTCACGGTCGCCGGCGACATGACCAAGTGGGAGGACGCCCGCCGGTGCGTCGACGCGGCGGCCGCGCACTACGGCGGCCTGGACATCCTGGTGAACTGCGCCGGCGCCTCGCCGGGCGGCCTCATCCTGAACTTGACAGAAGACGACTGGGCGCTTTCAATGCAATTGAAGTTCATGGGGTACGTGCGGTGTGCCAAGGCGGCCATCCCCCACCTGCTGCGGCGGGGCGGCGGCCGCATCGTCAACGTCGTCGGCAACGACGGCATCAAGCCGGCGTACTGGGAGCTCACGGCCAGCGCCGCCAACGCGGCGGACCTGGCGGTGACCTCAGCGCTGGCGGAGCAGTACGGGCCGCACGGGATCCTGGTGAACGCCGTGAACCCCGGACCGGTGGCCACCGAGCGATGGGACGGCCTGGTGCGCGCGTACGCCCGGGACAAGGGCCTGTCCATCGAGGAGGCCAACCGGAAGGCGCTGGCCAGCCTGCCGCTGGGACGGATCTGCACGCCGCAGGAGGTGGCCTGGGTGGTGGTCTTCGTGGCGTCGGCGCGGGCCAGCTACATGAACGGGGCGTGGATCACCCTGGACGGCGGCCAGCGCAAGGCGATCATGGACATCTGA
- a CDS encoding amino acid ABC transporter substrate-binding protein: MRRITMGGLAGLVVFALLAPGLGAAPPASVKLGGTLAVTGPFAAEWGPVYQQFMREWVRAVNEEGGIMVREAGRRLPVEMVLYDDESSADKAVELYERLAAVDNVLMFFGPATSPITLRASTVAERLRIPMVTMEANDRAIFARGFRYLFGTLAPGVWWTRHYFDLVRQANAEGAGLRTAVFLFEDTAHTRDVTSGAIAYARETGLTVADQQVVPFGHSDFAAIIARWRALNPDLVFLGLWTGPSIAYVRQARELGLRPKETYVRALALPFVQGGGPAVEGVVGATYTARRALDARSRKIFERMGRDPYDLPWVANRIVALDVIQRAIEATGRLDREAIAQTLRDPAFEVPTVIGKFKFSWDLKLAGSTLNGHGNQTAYVAQIQGGKVTVVWPRELADAPYRRPGR; encoded by the coding sequence ATGCGACGGATCACGATGGGCGGGCTGGCAGGGCTGGTGGTCTTCGCGCTCCTGGCGCCCGGGCTGGGGGCCGCACCGCCGGCCAGCGTCAAGCTGGGCGGCACGCTGGCGGTGACCGGACCGTTCGCTGCGGAGTGGGGGCCGGTGTACCAGCAGTTCATGCGGGAGTGGGTACGCGCCGTCAACGAGGAGGGCGGGATCATGGTCCGCGAGGCGGGCCGCCGTCTGCCGGTCGAGATGGTGCTCTACGACGACGAGAGCTCGGCCGACAAGGCCGTCGAGCTCTACGAGCGGCTGGCGGCGGTGGACAACGTCCTCATGTTCTTCGGTCCTGCCACCAGCCCCATCACGCTGCGGGCCTCCACGGTGGCCGAGCGGCTGCGCATTCCCATGGTGACCATGGAGGCCAACGACCGCGCCATCTTCGCCCGCGGTTTCCGCTACCTGTTCGGGACGCTCGCGCCGGGCGTCTGGTGGACGCGGCACTACTTCGATCTGGTGCGCCAGGCCAACGCCGAGGGGGCGGGCCTGCGCACGGCGGTCTTCCTCTTCGAGGACACCGCCCACACGCGGGACGTGACCTCGGGGGCCATCGCGTACGCCCGCGAGACAGGACTGACCGTGGCCGACCAGCAGGTAGTGCCGTTCGGGCACTCGGACTTCGCGGCGATCATCGCGCGCTGGCGGGCCCTGAACCCCGATCTGGTGTTCCTGGGGCTGTGGACCGGGCCGTCCATCGCCTACGTGCGCCAGGCCCGCGAGCTGGGGCTGCGGCCGAAGGAGACCTACGTGCGCGCGCTGGCGCTGCCCTTCGTCCAGGGCGGCGGCCCGGCGGTGGAAGGCGTGGTGGGCGCCACCTACACGGCCCGCCGGGCTCTGGATGCCCGGTCGCGCAAGATCTTCGAGCGCATGGGCCGGGACCCGTACGACCTGCCCTGGGTCGCCAATCGCATCGTGGCCCTGGATGTGATCCAGCGGGCGATCGAGGCCACCGGTCGGCTCGACCGGGAGGCGATCGCGCAGACGCTCCGCGATCCCGCGTTCGAGGTGCCCACGGTCATCGGGAAGTTCAAGTTCAGCTGGGACCTCAAACTGGCGGGCTCGACCCTCAACGGCCACGGGAACCAGACGGCGTACGTGGCGCAGATCCAGGGGGGGAAGGTCACCGTGGTGTGGCCGCGGGAGCTGGCCGACGCGCCGTACCGCCGGCCCGGCCGGTAG
- a CDS encoding ABC transporter ATP-binding protein, with the protein MLELRGVTKRFGGVIALDDVHLTVGDGEVVGLIGPNGAGKTTLFHVVSGFLRPDRGRLRFLGRDLVGLPPHVICRLGLARTFQIVQPFTQLSVEDNVAVGYLFGRRGGRASVRQGRAAVGHLLELLDLRHVAAQPAGTLNLAERKRLEVARALATGPRLLCLDEVMAGLAPAELDRMAAVILRLRAELDLTLLVVEHNVRLVTRVCPRVVVLNFGQVIADGPTEAVMADPRVVAAYLGDRRARTGAHA; encoded by the coding sequence GTGCTGGAACTCCGCGGCGTCACCAAGCGCTTCGGCGGGGTCATCGCCCTCGACGACGTGCACCTCACCGTCGGCGACGGTGAGGTGGTCGGGCTCATCGGACCCAACGGCGCGGGCAAGACGACCCTGTTCCACGTCGTCTCCGGGTTCCTGCGGCCGGACCGCGGCCGGCTGCGATTCCTGGGTCGGGACCTGGTCGGCCTGCCCCCACACGTCATCTGCAGGCTGGGGCTGGCCCGCACGTTCCAGATCGTGCAGCCCTTCACTCAGCTCTCGGTGGAGGACAACGTGGCGGTGGGCTACCTCTTCGGGCGCCGCGGCGGCCGCGCCAGCGTCCGGCAGGGGCGGGCCGCCGTCGGGCATCTGCTGGAGCTGCTCGACCTGCGCCACGTGGCCGCACAGCCGGCCGGCACGCTGAACCTGGCCGAGCGCAAGCGGCTGGAGGTGGCGCGCGCGCTGGCCACCGGCCCCAGGCTGCTCTGCCTGGACGAGGTCATGGCCGGACTGGCACCGGCCGAGCTCGACCGCATGGCCGCGGTGATCCTCCGGCTGCGTGCGGAGCTGGACCTGACGCTGCTGGTGGTCGAGCACAACGTGCGGCTGGTGACGCGCGTCTGTCCCCGGGTCGTGGTCCTCAACTTCGGCCAGGTGATCGCCGACGGCCCGACCGAGGCCGTGATGGCTGACCCGCGCGTGGTCGCGGCCTACCTGGGCGACCGGCGGGCGCGGACGGGAGCCCATGCTTGA
- a CDS encoding ABC transporter ATP-binding protein, which produces MLEVRGLHVRYGDFHVVHGVSLHVAAGEVVALLGPNGAGKTTTLRAIHGIVPAAAGEIVYAGRRLDGLSPAARVRLGLGLVPEGRELFPAMSVEEHLELGFVAGRGRRLADAREEVYALFPRLAERRRQAAGSLSGGEQQMLAIGRALMATPALLMLDEPSLGLAPRVVDQVYDTLAALNRRGLTLVLVEQHVYEALTLAHRAYIMTGGEITLHGPAAEVRERPELRASYLAV; this is translated from the coding sequence ATGCTTGAGGTCCGAGGCCTGCACGTCCGCTACGGCGACTTCCACGTCGTCCACGGCGTCTCGCTGCACGTGGCCGCAGGCGAGGTGGTGGCACTGCTGGGGCCCAACGGCGCGGGGAAGACGACGACGCTGCGGGCCATCCACGGCATCGTGCCGGCGGCTGCCGGCGAGATCGTCTACGCGGGGCGACGGCTGGACGGTCTCTCCCCGGCGGCGCGCGTGCGCCTGGGGCTTGGCCTGGTGCCCGAGGGCCGGGAGCTCTTCCCGGCCATGTCCGTCGAGGAGCACCTCGAGCTGGGCTTCGTGGCCGGCCGCGGGCGTCGCCTGGCCGACGCGCGTGAGGAGGTGTACGCGCTCTTCCCGCGGCTGGCCGAGCGCCGCCGGCAGGCCGCCGGATCGCTGTCGGGCGGCGAGCAGCAGATGCTCGCCATCGGCCGGGCGCTGATGGCCACGCCGGCGCTGCTGATGCTCGACGAGCCCAGCCTGGGGCTGGCGCCGCGCGTCGTGGACCAGGTGTACGACACGCTGGCGGCGCTCAACCGCCGCGGGTTGACGCTGGTGCTGGTCGAGCAGCACGTCTACGAGGCCCTGACCCTGGCGCACCGCGCCTACATCATGACCGGCGGCGAGATCACACTGCACGGGCCCGCAGCCGAGGTGCGGGAGCGCCCCGAGCTGCGCGCGAGCTACCTCGCCGTGTAG
- a CDS encoding branched-chain amino acid ABC transporter permease has product MSAALFVELLLGGVVVGGLYALMAFSFSLILATTHVLNVAHGVFMVLGAAAVTLLVRHAGMPLVPGFVLVAAGFLALGALVYVGLVRPLGARPPGEMLVGSILVTFGLALAAEALLGFYWARLIEPQPIFALAPRIASLRLGPVVVSGPRAVALLFTAGAVAVLHLLLVRTRIGKEARAVAQNATGARIIGLEPSRVATAVLTVGLMLAALSGAVFVLAIPLTPYEGLRLTMIAFTVSAAGGVGNLPGALAAGVALGVAEVFTGYWVGAVWSPMTSLLVLFGVLLLRPVALLGGAGR; this is encoded by the coding sequence GTGTCGGCGGCGCTCTTCGTCGAGTTGCTCCTGGGGGGCGTGGTGGTCGGCGGGCTCTACGCGCTCATGGCGTTCTCGTTCTCCCTGATCCTGGCCACCACCCACGTGCTGAACGTCGCCCACGGCGTGTTCATGGTGCTGGGCGCCGCGGCTGTCACGCTGTTGGTCCGGCACGCGGGGATGCCGCTCGTGCCGGGGTTCGTGCTGGTAGCCGCAGGATTCCTGGCCCTGGGCGCCCTGGTCTACGTGGGGCTGGTCCGACCCCTGGGCGCCCGGCCGCCGGGGGAGATGCTGGTCGGTTCGATCCTGGTGACGTTCGGGCTGGCCCTGGCCGCGGAGGCGCTGCTGGGCTTCTACTGGGCCCGGCTGATCGAGCCCCAGCCGATCTTCGCGCTCGCGCCGCGCATCGCATCGCTGCGCCTCGGGCCGGTCGTCGTCTCCGGCCCCCGGGCGGTGGCGTTGCTGTTCACGGCGGGTGCGGTCGCCGTCCTGCACCTGCTGCTGGTGCGCACGCGCATCGGCAAGGAAGCTCGCGCCGTGGCCCAGAACGCCACCGGCGCCCGCATCATCGGCCTGGAGCCGTCGCGGGTGGCCACGGCGGTCCTGACCGTGGGCCTCATGCTGGCGGCGCTGTCGGGGGCGGTGTTCGTCCTGGCGATCCCCTTGACCCCGTACGAGGGCCTGCGGCTGACGATGATCGCGTTCACCGTGTCGGCCGCCGGCGGGGTGGGCAACCTGCCCGGCGCGCTGGCGGCCGGTGTGGCGCTGGGGGTGGCCGAGGTGTTCACCGGCTACTGGGTCGGGGCGGTTTGGTCGCCGATGACCAGCCTGCTGGTGCTCTTCGGGGTGCTGCTGCTGCGACCGGTGGCGTTGCTGGGAGGCGCGGGACGATGA
- a CDS encoding branched-chain amino acid ABC transporter permease: MSGRLLAGALVAALAAAPWVLGRDLLTALLFTFLLVTLASNYDLLGGFLGLYNLGQASFFGLGAYVAFLLLLRTPALLALGWTGVAVAVAVGAAAAAGVAALLAYPLLRLRGAYFAVGTFALLLLLRLLVDNLPELTGGSHGLYVPAQVYLSLTSAYLLTLGLAAGSLVLNRAVAASRLGMAMLAIRENEAAAAAAGVDRFRTQQVAFVLGAVPTAAAGAIFGLHGGYIDVSVVLGVERSLFPVIAAMIGGSGLAWGPVVGAVVLRAIDVALKNYVHLAIPAVAVYGVILMVMSLGMPQGILALPQVRGQRTRRASVRA; encoded by the coding sequence ATGAGCGGCCGCCTGCTGGCCGGCGCGCTGGTGGCGGCCCTGGCCGCAGCGCCGTGGGTGCTGGGCCGCGACCTGCTGACCGCGCTGCTGTTCACGTTCCTGCTCGTCACCCTGGCCTCCAACTACGACCTGCTGGGCGGCTTCCTGGGCCTGTACAACCTGGGCCAGGCCAGTTTCTTCGGCCTGGGCGCCTACGTGGCGTTCCTGCTGCTGCTTCGGACGCCCGCGCTGCTGGCGCTCGGGTGGACCGGCGTCGCGGTGGCGGTGGCGGTCGGCGCGGCGGCAGCGGCGGGCGTCGCCGCGCTGCTGGCCTACCCGTTGCTGCGGCTGCGCGGCGCGTACTTCGCGGTGGGCACGTTCGCGTTGTTGTTGCTGCTGCGGCTGCTGGTGGACAACCTGCCCGAGCTGACCGGCGGCTCCCACGGACTCTACGTGCCCGCGCAGGTCTACCTGAGTCTGACCAGCGCCTACCTGCTCACGCTGGGGCTGGCCGCCGGCTCGCTGGTGCTCAATCGGGCGGTGGCCGCCAGTCGCTTGGGGATGGCGATGCTGGCCATTCGGGAGAACGAGGCGGCGGCTGCCGCAGCGGGCGTGGACCGGTTCCGCACGCAGCAGGTGGCGTTCGTGCTGGGCGCCGTGCCCACGGCGGCGGCGGGCGCGATCTTCGGACTCCACGGGGGCTACATCGACGTGTCGGTGGTGCTGGGCGTGGAGCGCAGTCTGTTTCCCGTGATCGCGGCGATGATCGGCGGCAGCGGGCTGGCGTGGGGCCCTGTGGTCGGGGCGGTGGTCTTGCGGGCGATCGACGTGGCGCTGAAGAACTACGTGCACCTGGCGATTCCGGCGGTGGCCGTCTACGGGGTTATCCTCATGGTGATGTCGCTGGGCATGCCGCAGGGGATCCTGGCCCTGCCGCAGGTGCGGGGGCAGCGGACGCGGCGTGCGTCGGTGCGGGCGTGA
- a CDS encoding xanthine dehydrogenase family protein molybdopterin-binding subunit, protein MSIGVSVPRTEDPRLLTGRGRYVDDVHLPEMVHAAVVRSPHPHAAILGIDTAAARALDGVFLVATAADLGDVPPIPIRLGPHPSLRPFLQPPLARDRVRYVGEPVALVVARDRYLAEDAAEAVVVDYRPLPAVADADAALAAGAPVLHPAAGGNLIARLESTVGDPTGAMAAAPVRLHRRIAVQRHTAVPLEGRGLVAAVDRTNGVLTVWGPTKVVHFNRRVLADLLGWPVERVRFVEPDVGGGFGVRGEFYPEDFLVPWAAVRLGRPVKWIEDRREHLLAANHSRQQVHEVEIGAAPDGRIVALVDRIVVDMGAYARTHGVIVPELTKALLPGPYRVPHYRCEVLCVATNKTPTGTYRAPGRFEGNVVREYLVDLVARAVGDDPAEVRRRNFVPPEAMPYSVGTAALGEATVYDVGHYASALDHALRLVDYDGWRARQAAARAQGRWVGIGLGCFVEKAGPGPWETARVEVTPAGEVVIYTGAAALGQGLETVLAQIGAATLGVGLDRVRVVHGDTAVIDDGIGSWGSRATVVGGAAVLQAAQEARAALVARAASRLEAAPVDLVVADGAVHVRGVPGRRVALADLAPVVAAARFEAPKMTYPYGAHVAVVEVDPELGRVDILDYAVAYDVGRAINPMLVRGQITGGLAQGLGGALLEELVYTPEGHPLATTLMDYLLPTVMEVPRRVRVAVLEETPTPLNPLGAKGAGEGGTAAAGAAIVNAVADALAPLGVELDALPLSPARLRAAIARAREARTP, encoded by the coding sequence GTGAGCATCGGCGTCTCGGTGCCGCGCACGGAGGACCCGCGCCTGCTGACGGGACGCGGCCGCTACGTGGACGACGTGCACCTGCCCGAGATGGTCCACGCGGCGGTGGTGCGCAGCCCGCATCCCCATGCGGCGATCCTGGGCATCGATACCGCGGCCGCGCGCGCACTGGACGGCGTGTTCCTGGTGGCCACCGCCGCCGACCTGGGCGACGTGCCGCCGATTCCCATCCGGCTGGGTCCGCACCCCTCGCTGCGCCCCTTCCTCCAGCCGCCGCTGGCGCGCGACCGCGTGCGGTACGTGGGGGAGCCGGTGGCCCTGGTGGTGGCCCGCGACCGGTACCTCGCCGAGGACGCCGCCGAGGCGGTGGTCGTGGACTACCGGCCGTTGCCCGCGGTGGCGGACGCGGACGCGGCGCTGGCCGCTGGCGCGCCCGTCCTCCATCCCGCCGCCGGCGGGAATCTGATCGCCCGGCTCGAGAGCACGGTAGGCGATCCCACAGGTGCGATGGCCGCTGCTCCCGTGCGGCTGCACCGCCGCATCGCGGTGCAGCGCCACACGGCGGTCCCGCTGGAAGGCCGCGGGCTCGTGGCCGCCGTGGACCGCACCAACGGCGTGCTGACCGTGTGGGGGCCCACCAAGGTCGTGCACTTCAACCGCCGGGTGCTGGCCGACCTGTTGGGCTGGCCGGTGGAGCGGGTGCGGTTCGTGGAGCCCGACGTGGGCGGGGGCTTTGGGGTGCGCGGGGAGTTCTACCCGGAGGATTTCCTCGTGCCCTGGGCCGCGGTCCGCCTGGGCCGGCCGGTCAAGTGGATCGAAGACCGCCGGGAGCACCTCCTGGCGGCGAACCACTCACGCCAGCAGGTGCACGAGGTCGAGATCGGCGCCGCGCCCGACGGGCGCATCGTCGCGCTCGTCGATCGCATCGTGGTGGACATGGGCGCCTACGCCCGCACCCACGGGGTGATCGTGCCGGAGCTCACCAAGGCCCTGTTGCCAGGTCCCTATCGCGTCCCGCACTACCGGTGCGAGGTCCTCTGCGTCGCCACCAACAAGACGCCGACCGGTACGTACCGTGCGCCGGGACGGTTCGAGGGCAACGTCGTGCGCGAGTACCTGGTCGACCTGGTGGCGCGCGCGGTCGGGGACGATCCGGCCGAGGTACGCCGGCGCAACTTCGTGCCGCCTGAGGCGATGCCCTACAGCGTGGGCACTGCCGCGCTGGGCGAGGCCACGGTGTACGACGTGGGGCACTACGCGTCGGCGCTGGACCATGCGCTGCGCCTGGTGGACTACGACGGCTGGCGTGCCCGCCAGGCTGCGGCGCGCGCGCAGGGGCGGTGGGTGGGTATCGGCCTGGGCTGTTTCGTGGAGAAGGCCGGGCCCGGGCCGTGGGAGACCGCCCGCGTCGAGGTCACCCCGGCCGGCGAGGTCGTGATCTACACGGGCGCGGCGGCGCTGGGCCAGGGGCTCGAGACGGTGCTGGCCCAGATCGGCGCGGCGACCCTGGGCGTGGGGCTGGACCGGGTCCGTGTGGTGCACGGCGACACGGCGGTCATCGACGACGGCATCGGCTCCTGGGGCAGCCGCGCGACCGTGGTGGGCGGTGCGGCTGTGCTGCAGGCGGCGCAGGAGGCGCGGGCCGCGCTCGTGGCGCGCGCCGCGTCCCGCCTGGAGGCGGCGCCGGTCGACCTGGTCGTGGCCGACGGGGCCGTGCACGTGCGTGGTGTTCCCGGACGCCGCGTCGCGCTGGCCGACCTGGCGCCCGTGGTGGCCGCGGCCCGCTTCGAAGCGCCGAAGATGACGTACCCCTACGGCGCGCACGTCGCCGTCGTCGAGGTCGACCCCGAGCTTGGCCGCGTCGACATCCTGGACTACGCGGTGGCCTACGACGTGGGGAGAGCCATCAACCCCATGCTGGTCCGCGGGCAGATCACGGGCGGGCTGGCTCAGGGCCTCGGCGGTGCGTTGCTGGAAGAGCTGGTGTACACGCCGGAGGGTCACCCGCTGGCCACCACGTTGATGGACTACCTGCTGCCCACGGTCATGGAGGTGCCCCGGCGCGTGCGCGTGGCGGTGTTGGAGGAGACGCCGACACCGCTCAACCCGCTGGGCGCCAAAGGCGCCGGCGAGGGCGGCACGGCGGCGGCGGGCGCCGCGATCGTCAACGCCGTGGCGGACGCGCTCGCACCGCTGGGCGTGGAGCTCGACGCGCTGCCGCTGTCGCCGGCGCGCCTGCGCGCCGCGATCGCCCGCGCCCGCGAGGCCCGGACGCCATGA